The Saccopteryx leptura isolate mSacLep1 chromosome 2, mSacLep1_pri_phased_curated, whole genome shotgun sequence genome has a window encoding:
- the N6AMT1 gene encoding methyltransferase N6AMT1 isoform X5, producing MTARALTAATLRIVRDTPAPTLPVVGGARRRAVPDGMDAGATDASGSGGAGAEAETWGGRAAKPLEGAPLRVEICLEVGSGSGVVSTFLASMIGPQALYMCTDINPEAAACTLETARCNRVHIQPVITDLVKGLLPRLKEKVDLLVFNPPYVVTPPEEVGSHGIQAAWAGGRNGREVMDRFFPLVPDLLSPRGLFYLVTIKENNPEEILKTMKMKGLQGTTALTRRAGQEVLSVLKFSKS from the exons ATGACAGCACGCGCCCTGACGGCTGCGACCTTACGTATCGTGCGGGACACACCGGCTCCGACGCTACCTGTTGTGGGAGGTGCACGCCGGCGCGCGGTGCCTGACGGGATGGACGCCGGCGCCACGGACGCGAGCGGGAGTGGAGGGGCGGGGGCCGAGGCTGAGACCTGGGGAGGGCGTGCTGCAAAGCCGCTGGAGGGAGCTCCACTCAG agtggAAATATGCCTTGAAGTGGGGTCCGGGTCTGGAGTGGTATCCACATTCCTAGCCTCCATGATAGGTCCTCAAGCTTTGTACAT GTGCACTGATATCAACCCTGAGGCAGCTGCTTGTACCTTGGAGACAGCACGCTGTAACAGAGTTCACATACAACCCGTGATTACAGATTTG GTCAAAGGCTTGCTACCAAGATTGAAGGAAAAAGTTGATCTTCTGGTGTTTAATCCTCCCTACGTAGTGACTCCCCCTGAAGAG GTAGGAAGTCATGGAATACAGGCAGCGTGGGCTGGTGGCAGAAATGGTCGCGAAGTCATGGACAGATTCTTTCCGCTGGTTCCAGATCTCCTTTCGCCAAGAGGGCTGTTCTATTTAGTTACCATTAAGGAAAACAATCCAG aagaaattttgaaaacaatGAAGATGAAAGGTCTACAGGGGACAACTGCACTTACTAGGCGAGCAGGTCAAGAAGTCCTTTCAGTCCTGAAGTTCAGCAAGTCCTAA
- the N6AMT1 gene encoding methyltransferase N6AMT1 isoform X1: protein MLKSTANARRCRLRNLPFRSSKSIHGKSATRNQHQGDCRLHHLALRTRSVCAGARTRWRTMAVTSTPTPVYAHVGRGAFSDVYEPAEDTFLLLDALEAAVAELPRVEICLEVGSGSGVVSTFLASMIGPQALYMCTDINPEAAACTLETARCNRVHIQPVITDLVKGLLPRLKEKVDLLVFNPPYVVTPPEEVGSHGIQAAWAGGRNGREVMDRFFPLVPDLLSPRGLFYLVTIKENNPEEILKTMKMKGLQGTTALTRRAGQEVLSVLKFSKS from the exons ATGCTCAAGAGTACAGCAAATGCCAGGAGGTGCAGATTACGCAACCTTCCATTTAGAAGTTCCAAGAGCATCCACGGAAAATCGGCCACGAGAAATCAGCACCAAGGCGACTGCCGGCTCCACCATCTGGCACTGCGCACGCGTAGTGTTTGCGCAGGCGCTAGAACGCGCTGGAGGACGATGGCGGTGACCAGCACCCCCACGCCGGTGTATGCGCACGTGGGCCGTGGCGCGTTCAGCGACGTGTACGAGCCCGCGGAGGACACGTTTCTGCTGCTAGACGCTCTCGAGGCGGCGGTGGCCGAGCTCCCGCG agtggAAATATGCCTTGAAGTGGGGTCCGGGTCTGGAGTGGTATCCACATTCCTAGCCTCCATGATAGGTCCTCAAGCTTTGTACAT GTGCACTGATATCAACCCTGAGGCAGCTGCTTGTACCTTGGAGACAGCACGCTGTAACAGAGTTCACATACAACCCGTGATTACAGATTTG GTCAAAGGCTTGCTACCAAGATTGAAGGAAAAAGTTGATCTTCTGGTGTTTAATCCTCCCTACGTAGTGACTCCCCCTGAAGAG GTAGGAAGTCATGGAATACAGGCAGCGTGGGCTGGTGGCAGAAATGGTCGCGAAGTCATGGACAGATTCTTTCCGCTGGTTCCAGATCTCCTTTCGCCAAGAGGGCTGTTCTATTTAGTTACCATTAAGGAAAACAATCCAG aagaaattttgaaaacaatGAAGATGAAAGGTCTACAGGGGACAACTGCACTTACTAGGCGAGCAGGTCAAGAAGTCCTTTCAGTCCTGAAGTTCAGCAAGTCCTAA
- the N6AMT1 gene encoding methyltransferase N6AMT1 isoform X4 codes for MTARALTAATLRIVRDTPAPTLPVVGGARRRAVPDGMDAGATDASGSGGAGAEAETWGGRAAKPLEGAPLRSERVEICLEVGSGSGVVSTFLASMIGPQALYMCTDINPEAAACTLETARCNRVHIQPVITDLVKGLLPRLKEKVDLLVFNPPYVVTPPEEVGSHGIQAAWAGGRNGREVMDRFFPLVPDLLSPRGLFYLVTIKENNPEEILKTMKMKGLQGTTALTRRAGQEVLSVLKFSKS; via the exons ATGACAGCACGCGCCCTGACGGCTGCGACCTTACGTATCGTGCGGGACACACCGGCTCCGACGCTACCTGTTGTGGGAGGTGCACGCCGGCGCGCGGTGCCTGACGGGATGGACGCCGGCGCCACGGACGCGAGCGGGAGTGGAGGGGCGGGGGCCGAGGCTGAGACCTGGGGAGGGCGTGCTGCAAAGCCGCTGGAGGGAGCTCCACTCAGGTCGGAAAG agtggAAATATGCCTTGAAGTGGGGTCCGGGTCTGGAGTGGTATCCACATTCCTAGCCTCCATGATAGGTCCTCAAGCTTTGTACAT GTGCACTGATATCAACCCTGAGGCAGCTGCTTGTACCTTGGAGACAGCACGCTGTAACAGAGTTCACATACAACCCGTGATTACAGATTTG GTCAAAGGCTTGCTACCAAGATTGAAGGAAAAAGTTGATCTTCTGGTGTTTAATCCTCCCTACGTAGTGACTCCCCCTGAAGAG GTAGGAAGTCATGGAATACAGGCAGCGTGGGCTGGTGGCAGAAATGGTCGCGAAGTCATGGACAGATTCTTTCCGCTGGTTCCAGATCTCCTTTCGCCAAGAGGGCTGTTCTATTTAGTTACCATTAAGGAAAACAATCCAG aagaaattttgaaaacaatGAAGATGAAAGGTCTACAGGGGACAACTGCACTTACTAGGCGAGCAGGTCAAGAAGTCCTTTCAGTCCTGAAGTTCAGCAAGTCCTAA
- the N6AMT1 gene encoding methyltransferase N6AMT1 isoform X3 produces MLKSTANARRCRLRNLPFRSSKSIHGKSATRNQHQGDCRLHHLALRTRSVCAGARTRWRTMAVTSTPTPVYAHVGRGAFSDVYEPAEDTFLLLDALEAAVAELPRVEICLEVGSGSGVVSTFLASMIGPQALYMCTDINPEAAACTLETARCNRVHIQPVITDLVGSHGIQAAWAGGRNGREVMDRFFPLVPDLLSPRGLFYLVTIKENNPEEILKTMKMKGLQGTTALTRRAGQEVLSVLKFSKS; encoded by the exons ATGCTCAAGAGTACAGCAAATGCCAGGAGGTGCAGATTACGCAACCTTCCATTTAGAAGTTCCAAGAGCATCCACGGAAAATCGGCCACGAGAAATCAGCACCAAGGCGACTGCCGGCTCCACCATCTGGCACTGCGCACGCGTAGTGTTTGCGCAGGCGCTAGAACGCGCTGGAGGACGATGGCGGTGACCAGCACCCCCACGCCGGTGTATGCGCACGTGGGCCGTGGCGCGTTCAGCGACGTGTACGAGCCCGCGGAGGACACGTTTCTGCTGCTAGACGCTCTCGAGGCGGCGGTGGCCGAGCTCCCGCG agtggAAATATGCCTTGAAGTGGGGTCCGGGTCTGGAGTGGTATCCACATTCCTAGCCTCCATGATAGGTCCTCAAGCTTTGTACAT GTGCACTGATATCAACCCTGAGGCAGCTGCTTGTACCTTGGAGACAGCACGCTGTAACAGAGTTCACATACAACCCGTGATTACAGATTTG GTAGGAAGTCATGGAATACAGGCAGCGTGGGCTGGTGGCAGAAATGGTCGCGAAGTCATGGACAGATTCTTTCCGCTGGTTCCAGATCTCCTTTCGCCAAGAGGGCTGTTCTATTTAGTTACCATTAAGGAAAACAATCCAG aagaaattttgaaaacaatGAAGATGAAAGGTCTACAGGGGACAACTGCACTTACTAGGCGAGCAGGTCAAGAAGTCCTTTCAGTCCTGAAGTTCAGCAAGTCCTAA
- the N6AMT1 gene encoding methyltransferase N6AMT1 isoform X2, whose protein sequence is MLKSTANARRCRLRNLPFRSSKSIHGKSATRNQHQGDCRLHHLALRTRSVCAGARTRWRTMAVTSTPTPVYAHVGRGAFSDVYEPAEDTFLLLDALEAAVAELPRVEICLEVGSGSGVVSTFLASMIGPQALYMCTDINPEAAACTLETARCNRVHIQPVITDLVKGLLPRLKEKVDLLVFNPPYVVTPPEEVGSHGIQAAWAGGRNGREVMDRFFPLVPDLLSPRGLFYLVTIKENNPGAEENQLFQPVLGDLS, encoded by the exons ATGCTCAAGAGTACAGCAAATGCCAGGAGGTGCAGATTACGCAACCTTCCATTTAGAAGTTCCAAGAGCATCCACGGAAAATCGGCCACGAGAAATCAGCACCAAGGCGACTGCCGGCTCCACCATCTGGCACTGCGCACGCGTAGTGTTTGCGCAGGCGCTAGAACGCGCTGGAGGACGATGGCGGTGACCAGCACCCCCACGCCGGTGTATGCGCACGTGGGCCGTGGCGCGTTCAGCGACGTGTACGAGCCCGCGGAGGACACGTTTCTGCTGCTAGACGCTCTCGAGGCGGCGGTGGCCGAGCTCCCGCG agtggAAATATGCCTTGAAGTGGGGTCCGGGTCTGGAGTGGTATCCACATTCCTAGCCTCCATGATAGGTCCTCAAGCTTTGTACAT GTGCACTGATATCAACCCTGAGGCAGCTGCTTGTACCTTGGAGACAGCACGCTGTAACAGAGTTCACATACAACCCGTGATTACAGATTTG GTCAAAGGCTTGCTACCAAGATTGAAGGAAAAAGTTGATCTTCTGGTGTTTAATCCTCCCTACGTAGTGACTCCCCCTGAAGAG GTAGGAAGTCATGGAATACAGGCAGCGTGGGCTGGTGGCAGAAATGGTCGCGAAGTCATGGACAGATTCTTTCCGCTGGTTCCAGATCTCCTTTCGCCAAGAGGGCTGTTCTATTTAGTTACCATTAAGGAAAACAATCCAG